One Candidatus Paceibacterota bacterium genomic window carries:
- a CDS encoding UvrD-helicase domain-containing protein produces MDIEEKHLKGLNSEQKEAALHMKGPLLIIAGAGAGKTKTITHRIVNLIKNGVSPDKILAVTFTNKAAKEMRERIILEINKNAKGQEKIPFVSTFHSLGVYIIKENARLLGLTRYFTILDEGDATTLIKNILKELSIDPKQYDPKKIKNIISREKGKFTNLTDYMEKALSFGEGWEGSLGKITAQVWNLYEKQKMKENSLDFDDLLLKAVKLLKENEEIRKIYQEKWEYIHIDEYQDTNEAQYLMSKLLSEKSGNICVVGDADQNIYSWRGANLKNILNFEKDYPNTKIILLEQNYRSTKNILEAANEVIKKNKYRPDKNLFTKNIEGEKIGFYEALDETDEAEFVATKIMEILDSGADLLFRGVSQADEPRGSAVRARTDSDPAKAESAPLSEIAVLYRANFQSRALEEAMLRYNIPYQVLGVKFFERKEIKDTLVYLRAALNPDSLSDIKRIINFPSRGIGKVTLMKIFAGQRETLPVKMQIKINSFYETLEEIKEKINDLKTSDLIKFVIKKSGIETELSSGTEEDMERLENIKELATLALKYDNLKNGAGIEKLLEDASLASDQDSLIINQEKKEIKNAVKLMTVHASKGLEFEYVFVVGLEDGLFPHERMGDSPASAQGFGETQEEERRLFYVALTRARRKLFLSFANFRTIFGSRNINAPSEFISDIPADLFEREGEDSGIKTIYL; encoded by the coding sequence GTGGATATAGAAGAAAAACATCTAAAAGGTCTAAATAGTGAGCAAAAAGAAGCGGCGCTTCATATGAAGGGACCGCTTTTGATTATTGCCGGAGCGGGAGCTGGGAAAACAAAAACGATTACGCACAGAATTGTAAATCTTATAAAAAACGGCGTGTCTCCCGATAAAATTTTGGCAGTGACCTTCACTAATAAGGCCGCTAAAGAAATGCGAGAGAGAATTATTTTAGAAATTAATAAAAACGCAAAAGGTCAAGAAAAAATTCCTTTCGTTTCCACTTTTCATTCTCTGGGAGTTTATATAATAAAAGAAAACGCCCGACTGCTCGGACTGACGAGATATTTTACTATTTTAGACGAAGGAGACGCGACCACTCTTATAAAAAATATTTTAAAAGAGCTTAGCATAGACCCGAAGCAATATGATCCAAAAAAAATAAAAAATATAATCTCGCGGGAAAAAGGAAAATTTACAAATCTAACGGATTATATGGAGAAAGCCCTCTCCTTCGGGGAGGGTTGGGAGGGGTCTCTGGGTAAAATTACAGCTCAAGTTTGGAATTTGTATGAAAAACAAAAAATGAAAGAGAATTCTTTAGACTTCGATGATCTGCTCTTAAAAGCGGTAAAACTACTGAAAGAAAACGAGGAAATTAGAAAAATATATCAAGAAAAATGGGAATATATCCACATTGATGAATATCAGGACACGAACGAAGCGCAATATTTGATGTCTAAATTACTTTCCGAAAAAAGTGGAAATATTTGCGTAGTCGGGGATGCCGATCAAAATATATATTCTTGGCGCGGAGCAAATTTGAAAAACATTCTGAATTTTGAAAAAGATTACCCGAATACAAAAATAATTTTGTTGGAACAAAATTACAGGTCTACAAAAAATATTCTAGAGGCGGCAAATGAAGTAATTAAGAAAAATAAATATAGGCCGGATAAAAATTTGTTTACGAAAAACATTGAAGGCGAAAAAATAGGCTTCTATGAAGCCCTAGACGAAACCGATGAAGCTGAATTCGTCGCCACAAAGATTATGGAGATACTAGACAGCGGGGCAGACTTGCTTTTTCGGGGTGTCTCGCAGGCTGACGAGCCGAGAGGCAGCGCTGTGCGAGCACGCACAGACAGCGACCCCGCAAAAGCAGAGTCTGCCCCGCTGTCTGAAATAGCCGTTTTGTATCGCGCAAATTTTCAATCGCGGGCGCTCGAAGAAGCGATGCTTCGGTACAATATTCCTTACCAAGTTTTAGGGGTTAAATTTTTTGAAAGAAAGGAAATAAAAGACACTCTCGTTTATTTGCGTGCAGCTCTCAATCCCGATAGCCTGTCTGATATAAAAAGGATCATTAATTTCCCATCGAGAGGCATTGGAAAAGTAACCTTGATGAAAATCTTTGCCGGCCAAAGAGAAACCCTGCCGGTAAAAATGCAAATAAAAATTAATAGTTTCTATGAAACATTGGAAGAGATAAAGGAGAAAATAAATGATTTAAAAACAAGCGATCTCATAAAATTCGTAATAAAAAAGTCCGGAATTGAAACAGAACTTTCCTCTGGCACTGAAGAAGATATGGAAAGATTAGAAAACATCAAAGAGCTCGCCACCCTTGCGCTCAAATATGACAATCTAAAAAATGGAGCGGGTATAGAAAAACTTTTAGAAGATGCCTCGCTTGCTTCAGATCAAGACTCTTTAATAATAAATCAAGAAAAGAAAGAAATAAAAAATGCGGTAAAATTAATGACAGTACATGCTTCAAAAGGCCTTGAATTTGAATATGTTTTTGTTGTTGGATTAGAAGACGGGCTTTTTCCGCACGAGAGAATGGGAGACAGCCCAGCCTCCGCACAAGGCTTCGGCGAGACGCAGGAGGAAGAAAGAAGGCTTTTTTATGTGGCACTTACCCGCGCAAGGAGAAAATTATTTTTATCATTTGCGAATTTCCGCACTATTTTCGGTTCGCGCAACATCAACGCTCCTTCAGAATTTATTTCTGATATTCCAGCAGATTTATTTGAAAGGGAAGGCGAAGATAGCGGGATAAAAACAATTTATTTATAA
- a CDS encoding NYN domain-containing protein, with the protein MKKNSTAYIDASNLKFGVQQSSWELDYKAFRSWLRDKFGVSKAILFMGLIPSNFELYNYLQSIGYDIVFKPTITNKDGKTKGNVDGELILRIAKDFYENDLNSVVLVAGDGDYHCIVEFLKEKKVSTCIVSPNKKYLSFLLKRINVPIIILDDFIEKLKIKTKKPPNMP; encoded by the coding sequence ATGAAAAAAAATTCTACAGCTTACATAGATGCTTCTAATCTGAAGTTTGGAGTTCAGCAAAGCAGTTGGGAGTTGGATTACAAAGCTTTTAGATCTTGGCTTCGTGATAAATTTGGTGTTTCTAAGGCCATACTTTTTATGGGACTTATTCCTTCAAATTTTGAACTTTACAACTATCTTCAAAGTATTGGTTATGATATTGTTTTCAAGCCAACAATTACAAATAAGGATGGCAAGACAAAAGGTAATGTAGATGGAGAATTAATTTTGCGTATTGCGAAAGACTTTTATGAAAATGATCTGAATAGTGTTGTGTTAGTGGCTGGCGATGGTGATTATCACTGTATTGTTGAATTTCTGAAGGAAAAAAAAGTTTCTACCTGTATTGTTTCTCCAAATAAAAAATATTTATCTTTTTTGTTAAAACGCATTAATGTGCCAATTATTATTTTAGATGATTTTATTGAAAAATTAAAGATTAAAACGAAAAAGCCCCCGAATATGCCGTAA
- a CDS encoding peptidoglycan-binding domain-containing protein: MRPLYFYLFFVLTFFFSSQVVFAVSASVPDDCRITSTLRVGFKGVEVQCLQRKIGVAADGSFGPLTKAAVSVFQSNNRLVADGIVGAITRGVLNSVKTNATYPAGCLSAVGYSPTTGVKCDGTANDVVNKASNPVPTSNPFANNTNLDQFIKTVVEVNRKNGKSEKELSVIADTLRKEVSNSNIDYSKKFKELLINESKLSLDLNEHPFLGFFDKAVSKALSFLGITPPVAQAATGIPFGGALIFPFFCAANSSWMITISPLPPTYVTLLSYYPGTQGFASYNIPFTNYLLGAYVVPGVCAIPGDPVIIIPTEGTITPMVGSSPL, encoded by the coding sequence ATGAGACCGTTATATTTTTATTTATTTTTTGTTTTAACTTTTTTCTTTTCTTCTCAGGTAGTTTTTGCAGTTTCTGCTTCAGTTCCAGATGACTGTAGAATTACTTCTACATTAAGAGTGGGTTTCAAGGGTGTTGAAGTGCAGTGTCTACAAAGAAAAATAGGAGTAGCGGCAGATGGGAGTTTCGGACCTTTGACTAAAGCTGCTGTTTCCGTTTTTCAGTCAAATAATAGATTGGTGGCTGATGGAATAGTTGGAGCCATCACTCGCGGGGTGCTCAATAGCGTTAAGACGAATGCCACCTACCCAGCAGGTTGTCTTTCTGCTGTCGGGTATAGCCCAACCACTGGTGTCAAATGCGATGGTACTGCAAACGACGTTGTAAATAAAGCTTCAAACCCTGTTCCTACCTCTAACCCCTTCGCCAACAATACAAACCTTGATCAATTTATTAAAACAGTTGTAGAAGTAAATAGAAAAAACGGCAAGAGTGAAAAAGAACTCAGCGTTATAGCAGACACTCTTAGGAAAGAGGTCTCAAATAGCAATATTGACTATAGTAAAAAATTTAAGGAATTACTTATAAATGAAAGCAAATTAAGTCTTGATTTGAACGAGCATCCGTTTCTGGGATTCTTTGATAAAGCTGTCTCAAAGGCCCTTTCCTTTTTAGGAATTACTCCTCCTGTAGCCCAAGCTGCGACTGGCATACCGTTTGGTGGTGCTTTAATTTTTCCTTTTTTTTGCGCGGCTAATTCTAGTTGGATGATAACTATTTCACCTCTTCCGCCAACTTATGTAACGCTTCTTTCTTATTATCCTGGGACTCAAGGATTCGCAAGTTACAATATTCCTTTTACCAATTATTTACTCGGAGCTTATGTAGTGCCTGGTGTTTGTGCGATACCTGGCGATCCTGTTATTATTATCCCTACCGAAGGTACGATTACTCCGATGGTCGGCTCATCTCCCCTTTAG
- the rsmA gene encoding 16S rRNA (adenine(1518)-N(6)/adenine(1519)-N(6))-dimethyltransferase RsmA → MIHKAKKSLGQNFLKSEMALKKIVEAGEVKKSDIVLEIGPGKGALTSKLLEKAKTVIAVEKDRELFEFLKEKFKKEIKSKSLLLIQGDILEFDPLLISPLAGGEGTINYKIIANIPYNITGAILKKFLTAKNQPERMILMVQHEVAKRIMARDPRHGGAGGKESILSISVKAYGEPKMIMKVNKRYFSPAPKVDSAIIAIKNISRERFTLSQNSPHPNPLLIKERETFEEKFWEIVKTGFAHKRKKLSSNLKNVCQSVCQSKALANLGNKRAEDLTLNDWIMLTKGEMSRPSE, encoded by the coding sequence ATGATACACAAAGCAAAAAAATCCCTAGGGCAAAACTTTTTAAAATCTGAAATGGCCTTAAAAAAAATTGTTGAAGCCGGGGAAGTAAAAAAGAGCGATATAGTTTTAGAAATAGGACCAGGCAAAGGAGCGCTCACGTCTAAACTTTTAGAAAAAGCAAAAACTGTAATTGCGGTAGAGAAGGACCGCGAACTTTTTGAATTTTTAAAAGAAAAATTTAAAAAAGAAATAAAATCAAAATCTCTCCTCTTGATACAGGGAGATATTTTGGAGTTCGACCCCCTCTTAATCTCCCCCTTGGCAGGGGGAGAGGGAACAATTAACTACAAAATTATCGCCAACATTCCTTACAATATTACTGGTGCAATTTTGAAAAAGTTTTTGACGGCAAAAAATCAACCGGAGAGGATGATTTTAATGGTCCAGCACGAAGTGGCTAAACGCATAATGGCTCGCGACCCACGCCACGGCGGGGCAGGTGGCAAAGAAAGCATTCTTTCAATTTCGGTCAAAGCTTACGGTGAACCAAAGATGATTATGAAGGTGAATAAAAGATATTTTTCTCCTGCACCAAAAGTTGACTCAGCTATAATTGCGATAAAAAATATTTCTAGGGAAAGATTCACCTTATCCCAAAATTCACCTCACCCCAACCCTCTCCTTATTAAGGAGAGGGAGACATTTGAAGAAAAATTCTGGGAAATAGTAAAGACTGGTTTTGCACATAAAAGGAAAAAACTCTCCAGCAATCTAAAGAATGTTTGCCAAAGTGTTTGCCAAAGCAAGGCTTTGGCAAACTTGGGAAATAAAAGAGCTGAGGATTTAACTCTTAACGACTGGATTATGCTGACTAAAGGGGAGATGAGCCGACCATCGGAGTAA
- a CDS encoding GIY-YIG nuclease family protein — MFYYTYILKSKKDGKIYTGYTQDLRKRLNQHNKGLSTYTKGRGPFILIYYEGCLLESKAKSRELFLKSGMGKRYLKNRLGASYL; from the coding sequence ATGTTTTATTACACATATATTTTAAAAAGTAAGAAGGACGGTAAAATTTACACTGGATATACGCAAGACCTACGGAAGCGCCTGAATCAGCATAATAAAGGTTTATCTACATATACGAAAGGACGAGGCCCATTTATTTTGATATACTATGAAGGGTGTCTATTAGAAAGTAAAGCGAAGTCGAGAGAATTATTTTTAAAATCGGGAATGGGCAAGCGTTATCTAAAAAATAGATTAGGCGCTTCCTATCTCTAA